One part of the Arabidopsis thaliana chromosome 4, partial sequence genome encodes these proteins:
- a CDS encoding spatacsin carboxy-terminus protein — translation MLGKWSLKMLGNVKLAEEGMLRVLFSAVYLLSRKDRNDNEISAVSRLLGLATMFATEMIRRYGLLEYRKDVYMFDSKPRTQILSLPAVSLNIDVMENSRRLSEMGYLLEITRNIQSRITRKFKKLGKGNNEKSLNLVDPNSLQDDSQLEIVPDPASAESRQLDTSLFDTNEELALTPMGMMTAGQIIDERSYASGLVPQGIVEEKKVLPLENPKEMMARWKANNLDLKTVVKDALLSGRLPLAVLQLHLQHSKDVVEDGEHHDTFTEVRDIGRAIAYDLFLKGEPGVAIATLQRLGEDVEACLNQLVFGTVRRSLRYQIAEEMRKLGFLRPYEDNVLERISLIERLYPSSHFWETYLARRKELLKAALPFDSSEISLHLGGSSLFQHLKIECGEVDGVVLGSWTKINESASEHAPDETDAVAGYWAAAAVWSNAWDQRTFDHIVLDQPLVMGVHVPWDSQLEYYMCHNDWDEVLKLLDLIPEDVLYDGSLQIALDGPKQSSGVNYSVSSRSEYICSIEEVDAVLMDVPYIKIFRLPGDIRCSLWLTTLMEQELARKLIFLKEYWENALDVVYLLARAGVILGNCEVSFKEETCTPSLDLCLSIKKGGANVDTLNAVHKLFIHYCTQYNLPNLLDLYLDHHELVLDNDSLSSLQEAVGDSHWAKWLLLSRIKGREYDASFSNARSIMSRNGAPNSEPSVPEIDEMVCTVDDIADGAGEMAALATMMCAPVPIQKSLSTGSVNRHTNSSAQCTLENLRSFLQRFPTLWSKLVSACLGEDISGNLLRTKTKNVLSEYLNWRDGVFFSTARDTSLLQMLPCWFPKAVRRLVQLYIQGPLGWLSFSGYPTGEYLLHRGVEFFINVDDPTEISAISWEAIIQKHIEEELHHTKTEGTELGLEHFLHRGRPLAAFNAFLEHRVEKLKLEDQSGSSIHGQRNMQSDVPMLLAPLTQSDESLLSSVIPLAITHFGDSVLVASCAFLLELCGLSASMLRIDVASLRRISSFYKSNGNADMAHQKSLKRSMFHSVSSEDDLMGSLARALANEYAYPDISSVPKQKQNPSISGSQPGLPLMLVLHHLEQASLPEIGVGRKTSGYWLLTGDGDGSELRSQQTSASLHWSLVTLFCQMHKIPLSTKYLAMLARDNDWVGFLSEAQLGGYPFDTVLNVASKEFGDQRLKAHILTVLRYANSKKKATTSFSDDPSRGLSCSPSEGGAYVSAELFRVLAYSEKLKNPGEYLLSKAKEFSWSILALIASCFPDVSPLSCLTIWLEITAARETSSIKVNDITTKIAENIGAAVVSTNSLPTDARGVQFHYNRRNPKRRRLTAHTSVDLLASANSLNISAGKTFCSHRTEAAEDEKAEDSSVIDDSSDEHASLSKMVAVLCEQRLFLPLLKAFDLFLPSCSLLPFFRALQAFSQMRLSEASAHLGSFWGRVKEESMHFQSNTAKDVNFGASWISRTAVKAADAVLSACPSPYEKRCLLQLLAATDFGDGGSAATYYRRLYWKVNLAEPSLRENDLDLGNESLDDGSLLTALEKNRQWEQARNWAKQLETIGATWTSSVHHVTETQAESMVAEWKEFLWDVPEERIALWGHCQTLFIRYSFPALQAGLFFLRHAEVVEKDLPAREIYELLLLSLQWLSGLTTLSHPVYPLHLLREIETRVWLLAVEAESHVKNVGAFSPSSIGKDMVNGYSSNLIDRTASIITKMDSHISSATKNRIGEKHDARAAGQGNQRNQDTSTSIFGASTKPKRRAKGNVPQIRHFVDSSDRNTDFEDSSSLINIKSEFQLQEESTGLEISLSKWEESIEPAELERAVLSLLEFGQVTAAKQLQLKLAPGNLPSELIILDAVMKLAMLSTPCRQVLLSMLDDEVRSVIQSHSLKIDQPMIEPLQILENLSTILNEGSGRGLARKIIAVIKAANILGLTFTEAYQKQPIELLRLLSLKAQDSFEEACLLVQTHSMPAASIAQILAESFLKGLLAAHRGGYIDSQKEEGPAPLLWRFSDFLKWAELCPSEQEIGHALMRLVITGQEIPHACEVELLILSHHFYKSSTCLDGVDVLVALAATRVEAYVAEGDFSCLARLITGVGNFHALNFILNILIENGQLDLLLQKFSAAADANTGTAQAVRSFRMAVLTSLNLYNPNDHDAFAMVYKHFDMKHETATLLEARADQAAQQWFLRYDKDQNEDLLDSMRYYIEAAEVHTSIDAGNKARKACGQASLVSLQIRMPDSKWLCLSETNARRALVDQSRFQEALIVAEAYGLNQPSEWALVLWNLMLKPELAEDFVAEFVAVLPLQASMLLELARFYRAEMAARGDQSQFSVWLTGGGLPAEWAKYMWRSFRCLLKRTRDLRLRLQLATTATGFADMVDVCMNALDKVPENAGPLVLKKGHGGGYLPLM, via the exons ATGCTTGGAAAATG GTCTTTGAAGATGCTTGGTAATGTGAAGCTGGCAGAGGAAGGCATGCTGAGGGTGCTCTTTTCTGCTGTGTATCTATTGTCGCGCAAGGATAGAAACGATAATGAGATTTCTGCTGTATCTAG GCTCCTTGGATTGGCTACAATGTTTGCGACTGAGATGATTCGCAGATATGGGTTACTTGAATATCGGAAAGATGTTTACATGTTTGACAGCAAACCTAGGACACAGATACTTTCACTTCCAGCAGTTTCACTTAATATCGATGTAATGGAAAATTCAAGGAGGCTGTCAGAGATGGGTTATCTATTGGAAATCACCAGGAATATTCAATCCCGTATTACCAGAAAGTTTAAGAAGCTAGGAAAG GGAAATAATGAGAAGTCACTGAACCTGGTAGACCCAAATTCTTTGCAGGATGATTCTCAGCTTGAAATTGTTCCAGATCCAGCATCTGCAGAGTCAAGACAACTTGACACTTCTTTATTTGATACCAATGAGGAGCTTGCTTTGACGCCTATGGGTATGATGACAGCTGGTCAAATCATTGACGAAAGAAGTTATGCATCTGGCCTTGTACCCCAAGGGAtagttgaagaaaagaaagttctTCCTCTGGAAAATCCCAAGGAGATGATGGCTCGTTGGAAGGCTAACAATTTGGATTTAAAAACTGTGGTTAAGGATGCCTTGCTCTCTGGTCGACTCCCTTTAGCTGTTCTTCAATTGCATCTTCAACATTCTAAAGACGTGGTTGAAGATGGAGAGCATCATGATACATTTACTGAAGTTCGTGATATCGGAAGAGCTATTGCTTATGACCTATTTTTGAAG GGTGAACCTGGGGTTGCCATTGCCACTCTGCAAAGGCTCGGAGAGGATGTAGAAGCATGTCTCAATCAGTTGGTATTTGGCACAGTGAGAAGATCTCTTCGATATCAAATTGCtgaagaaatgagaaaactTGGTTTCTTAAGACCATATGAAGACAATGTACTGGAGAGGATATCTCTTATCGAG AGGCTTTATCCTAGCAGCCACTTTTGGGAAACATATCTTGCTCGTCGAAAGGAACTCCTTAAAGCTGCACTACCTTTTGACTCCAGTGAAATTAGCTTGCACCTTGGGGGGTCGTCTTTGTTTCAGCATCTCAAGATTGAGTGTGGTGAGGTTGATGGTGTTGTTCTAGGTTCTTGGACTAAAATCAATGAGAGTGCATCTGAGCATGCACCTGATGAAACCGATGCAGTTGCTGGCTACTGGGCTGCAGCAGCTGTGTGGTCAAATGCTTGGGATCAGAGAACATTTGATCAT ATAGTCTTGGATCAGCCCTTAGTCATGGGTGTTCATGTTCCATGGGATTCTCAGCTGGAGTATTATATGTGTCACAATGACTGGGATGAAGTTCTTAAGCTGTTGGATCTCATTCCTGAGGATGTTTTATATGATGGAAGTTTGCAAATTGCTTTGGATGGTCCGAAACAGTCTTCTGGCGTAAATTATTCAGTTTCTTCCCGTAGCGAGTATATATGCTCCATCGAAGAAGTGGATGCTGTACTTATGGATGTTCCTTATATCAAGATATTTAGATTGCCTGGAGATATCCGGTGCTCCTTGTGGCTAACAACACTCATGGAGCAGGAACTAGCAagaaaacttatatttttaaaagaatattgGGAAAACGCTCTAGATGTAGTATATCTTCTGGCCCGGGCAGGTGTCATCCTTGGTAATTGTGAAGTTTCATTTAAGGAGGAAACTTGTACGCCATCGTTAGATCTTTGTTTGTCCATAAAGAAGGGAGGAGCAAATGTTGATACCCTGAATGCTGTACACAAGCTATTCATACATTACTGCACACAGTATAATCTGCCAAACCTTCTGGATCTGTACCTTGATCATCACGAATTGGTCCTAGATAATGATTCACTCAGTTCATTGCAGGAAGCTGTG GGTGATTCTCACTGGGCAAAATGGTTGCTACTCTCCAGGATCAAGGGCCGGGAGTATGATGCTTCATTTTCAAACGCACGCTCAATTATGTCACGTAACGGGGCACCAAATAGTGAACCCAGTGTTCCAGAGATTGATGAAATGGTTTGTACTGTTGATGACATTGCCGATGGGGCAGGAGAAATGGCAGCTTTAGCAACTATGATGTGTGCTCCAGTGCCAATTCAAAAATCCTTGAGTACTGGCAGTGTGAACAGGCACACTAACTCTTCTGCGCAGTGCACTTTGGAGAATTTGAGATCATTTCTTCAGAGATTCCCTACCTTATGGAGTAAGCTTGTTAGTGCTTGTCTTGGGGAAGATATATCCGGGAACCTTTTGCGGACCAAGACTAAGAATG TCTTGTCAGAGTATTTGAATTGGCGTGACGGTGTATTCTTCTCAACGGCACGTGATACCTCACTCCTCCAGATGTTGCCTTGTTGGTTTCCTAAGGCGGTTCGTAGATTAGTTCAGCTTTATATTCAG GGACCTCTTGGATGGCTGTCTTTCTCAGGATATCCTACAGGGGAATATCTACTGCATAGAGGTGTTGAGTTCTTTATAAATGTCGACGATCCGACAGAGATAAGTGCCATATCTTGGGAAGCAATCATCCAGAAGCACATCGAAGAGGAACTTCATCACACAAAAACTGAG GGAACCGAGCTTGGACTTGAGCACTTCCTGCATCGTGGACGGCCACTCGCAGCTTTTAATGCTTTTCTGGAACATAGAgttgaaaagttaaaactgGAAGATCAATCTGGCTCTTCGATACATGGACAAAGAAATATGCAGTCAGATGTTCCGATGCTACTTGCACCTCTGACGCAGAGTGATGAGTCACTTCTTTCATCT GTCATACCACTTGCTATCACACACTTTGGGGATTCTGTGTTGGTGGCTTCGTGTGCCTTCCTTCTTGAGCTTTGTGGTTTATCTGCTAGCATGCTTCGGATAGACGTTGCATCCTTGAGAAGAATATCATCCTTCTATAAATCAAATGGTAATGCGGATATGGCACATCAGAAATCGCTGAAGCGCTCAATGTTTCATAGTGTATCTAGTGAAGATGATCTAATGGGGTCACTAGCTAGGGCCCTTGCTAACGAATACGCTTATCCTGATATTTCAAGTGTCCCTAAGCAAAAACAGAATCCAAGTATTTCTGGTAGTCAACCCGGTCTTCCGCTAAtgcttgttcttcatcatttgGAACAAGCTAGTCTTCCAGAGATTGGAGTAGGTAGAAAAACAAGTGGATACTGGCTGTTAACAGGTGATGGTGATGGGTCTGAACTGCGGTCTCAACAGACATCTGCTAGCTTGCATTGGAGTTTAGTTACTCTTTTTTGTCAGATGCATAAGATTCCTCTGAGCACCAAATATCTTGCCATGCTAGCAAGAGACAATGATTGG GTTGGATTTTTATCTGAGGCGCAGCTTGGAGGATACCCATTTGATACAGTGCTCAATGTG GCATCGAAGGAGTTTGGTGATCAACGTTTAAAAGCTCACATACTGACTGTTTTGAGATATGCCAACTCAAAAAAGAAAGCCACCACATCGTTCTCAGATGACCCAAGCAGAGGACTTTCATGTTCCCCCTCAGAGGGTGGAGCTTATGTCTCTGCTGAACTCTTTCGTGTTTTGGCATACTCTGAGAAGCTAAAGAATCCTGGGGAATACCTTTTGTCAAAAGCTAAGGAATTCTCGTGGTCTATTTTGGCTCTCATAGCATCATGCTTTCCGGATGTTTCTCCTTTATCATGCCTAACAATTTGGTTGGAAATTACCGCAGCCAG GGAAACGTCGTCTATCAAGGTGAACGATATAACGACTAAAATAGCTGAAAATATAGGAGCAGCTGTTGTATCTACAAATTCCTTGCCGACGGATGCTAGAGGTGTCCAGTTTCATTACAATAGGAGGAATCCCAAACGGAGACGACTTACTGCACATACATCTGTGGATTTATTGGCTTCAGCCAATAGTTTAAACATCTCTGCtggtaaaacattttgttctCATAGAACAGAAGCtgcagaagatgaaaaagcGGAAGATAGCAGTGTTATTGATGATTCGTCTGATGAGCATGCGTCTCTATCAAAAATGGTCGCAGTGCTTTGTGAACAACGCttgtttcttcctctgctaAAAGCTTTTGACTTGTTCCTCCCGTCCTGCTCTCTACTGCCATTTTTCCGTGCTCTTCAG GCATTTTCTCAAATGCGCCTGTCTGAAGCTTCAGCACATCTGGGTTCTTTTTGGGGTAGAGTTAAAGAGGAATCAATGCATTTTCAGTCAAATACAGCCAAAGATGTCAATTTTGGGGCATCTTGGATCAGCAGAACAGCTGTTAAGGCTGCTGATGCTGTTTTGTCAGCTTGTCCATCTCCATATGAGAAAAGATGCTTACTACAACTTCTTGCTGCAACTGATTTTGGTGATGGGGGATCTGCGGCAACATATTATCGGCGTCTTTATTGGAAAGTTAACTTGGCTGAGCCATCACTCCGGGAGAATGATCTTGACTTAGGAAATGAGTCCCTTGATGATGGCTCTCTTCTGACAGCTTTAGAAAAGAACAGGCAATGGGAGCAAGCAAGAAACTGGGCCAAGCAACTTGAAACCATTGGTGCCACTTGGACATCCTCTGTACATCATGTTACTGAAACACAG GCAGAATCCATGGTTGCAGAATGGAAAGAATTCCTTTGGGATGTTCCAGAAGAGAGAATCGCATTGTGGGGTCACTGCCAAACTCTGTTCATCAGATACTCTTTCCCTGCTTTACAG GCAGGTTTATTTTTCCTTAGGCATGCAGAAGTGGTGGAGAAAGATCTTCCTGCAAGAGAGATCTATGAGCTGTTACTGCTATCCCTTCAGTGGCTAAGTGGGCTAACAACTCTGTCGCACCC GGTTTATCCTTTGCATCTTCTCCGAGAAATCGAGACTAGGGTATGGTTACTGGCTGTAGAAGCAGAATCACATGTGAAAAATGTCGGAGCATTTAGTCCGAGTAGTATCGGAAAAGACATGGTGAATGGATATAGTTCAAATCTTATAGATCGAACTGCAAGTATCATAACAAAAATGGACAGCCATATTTCTTCAGCAACGAAAAATAGAATTGGAGAAAAACATGACGCCAGGGCCGCTGGCCAAGGAAATCAAAGGAACCAAGACACGAGCACTTCAATATTTGGTGCTAGCACTAAGCCCAAGAGGAGAGCAAAAGGAAATGTCCCACAAATAAGACATTTTGTGGATTCTTCAGATAGGAATACTGACTTTGAAGATTCTTCATCTCttataaacatcaaaagcGAGTTCCAGCTTCAAGAGGAGAGCACGGGTTTGGAAATATCCTTATCGAAGTGGGAAGAAAGTATAGAACCTGCAGAGTTGGAAAGAGCTGTTCTGTCCTTACTGGAGTTCGGACAAGTAACAGCTGCTAAGCAGCTCCAACTTAAGCTTGCTCCAGGGAATCTACCTTCTGAGCTGATAATTTTGGATGCTGTTATGAAGCTAGCAATGCTTTCTACGCCTTGCAGACAAGTACTATTGTCAATGTTAGATGATGAAGTTCGCTCTGTCATTCAATCACACAGTCTAAAAATAGACCAACCTATGATTGAACCGCTGCAG ATTTTGGAGAATCTATCAACCATTTTAAATGAAGGCAGTGGACGAGGGCTGGCAAGAAAAATCATCGCAGTTATAAAAGCTGCTAACATACTGGGCCTTACATTCACTGAGGCATATCAAAAGCAGCCGATAGAGTTGTTACGATTACTTTCTCTTAAAGCACAAGATTCTTTTGAGGAAGCATGTCTCCTTGTCCAAACGCATTCAATGCCCGCTGCTAGTATCGCTCAAATACTTGCAGAATCCTTTCTAAAG GGTTTATTGGCTGCTCATCGTGGAGGATATATAGATTCTCAAAAGGAGGAAGGGCCTGCTCCACTTTTGTGGAGATTTTCAGACTTTTTGAAGTGGGCGGAGCTTTGTCCATCTGAACAAGAAATTGGTCATGCATTAATGCGTCTTGTAATAACCGGGCAGGAAATACCACACGCGTGTGAG GTTGAGCTTCTTATTCTGTCTCATCACTTCTACAAGTCATCCACGTGCCTTGATGGAGTAGATGTTCTTGTGGCACTTGCTGCCACAAGGGTTGAGGCTTATGTTGCTGAGGGAGATTTCTCATGCCTGGCTCGTCTAATAACTGGAGTTGGAAACTTTCATGCTCTTAATTTCATTCTCAATATTCTAATCGAAAACGGGCAGCTTGATCTTTTACTACAAAAATtttctgctgctgctgatgcAAACACTGGCACCGCTCAGGCTGTCAGAAGTTTCCGGATGGCTGTTCTGACCTCGTTGAATCTGTATAACCCAAATGACCATGATGCATTCGCAATG GTATATAAACACTTTGACATGAAGCATGAAACGGCTACTTTGCTAGAGGCACGTGCAGATCAGGCTGCACAGCAGTGGTTTCTACGGTATGACAAGGATCAAAATGAAGATCTCCTTGATTCTATGCGCTATTACATTGAAGCTGCCGAAGTTCACACTTCTATTGATGCTGGAAACAAAGCGCGAAAGGCTTGTGGTCAGGCTTCCCTTGTCTCCCTTCAGATAAGGATGCCAGATTCCAAGTGGCTCTGTTTATCTGAAACAAACGCAAGAAGAGCACTTGTAGATCAATCCCGTTTCCAGGAGGCTCTGATTGTAGCAGAAGCTTATGGTCTTAACCAGCCAAGCGAATGGGCGCTGGTGCTTTGGAATCTGATGCTCAAACCTGAACTAGCGGAAGATTTTGTGGCTGAATTTGTAGCGGTGCTTCCCCTACAGGCTTCAATGCTTCTGGAACTGGCTAGATTCTACAGAGCGGAAATGGCAGCTAGGGGAGACCAGTCTCAGTTCTCAGTCTGGCTCACAGGAGGAGGCTTACCAGCTGAGTGGGCCAAATATATGTGGAGGTCATTCAGGTGTTTGTTGAAAAGAACACGGGATTTGAGGTTGCGGTTACAGCTTGCTACAACAGCAACGGGATTTGCTGACATGGTAGATGTGTGTATGAATGCGTTGGATAAGGTCCCGGAAAATGCTGGACCACTTGTACTAAAGAAAGGACATGGAGGAGGATACTTACCACTCATGTGA